The following are encoded in a window of Sinomonas cyclohexanicum genomic DNA:
- a CDS encoding low molecular weight protein-tyrosine-phosphatase produces MNSTASPYRIITVCTGNICRSPMAEFMLADALRAAGLGDSTVVDSAGTTGWEIGRPIDPRAARVLDGHGLRPQLHTARQFEPVWYLERELILALDVDHYGHLREHAPAGTEHKVRMMREFDPTVAHLDHLDQGIEDPWFGDQSDFEATWKLIAASVPGIVAHVRRELAACGLPADA; encoded by the coding sequence ATGAACTCGACGGCGAGCCCCTATCGGATCATCACGGTCTGCACCGGGAACATCTGCCGCTCGCCCATGGCCGAGTTCATGCTTGCCGATGCGCTGCGCGCTGCGGGCCTCGGCGACAGCACCGTGGTCGACTCCGCGGGCACCACGGGGTGGGAGATCGGCAGGCCGATCGACCCCCGCGCCGCCCGCGTCCTCGACGGGCACGGCCTGCGCCCCCAGCTCCACACCGCACGGCAGTTCGAGCCCGTGTGGTACCTCGAGCGTGAGCTCATCCTTGCCCTCGATGTGGACCACTATGGCCACCTGCGCGAGCACGCCCCCGCCGGGACCGAGCACAAGGTGCGGATGATGCGGGAGTTCGACCCCACCGTCGCCCATCTCGACCACCTCGACCAGGGGATCGAGGACCCTTGGTTCGGCGACCAGAGCGACTTCGAGGCGACGTGGAAGCTCATTGCCGCCTCTGTGCCCGGGATCGTGGCCCACGTGCGGCGTGAACTCGCTGCGTGCGGGCTCCCCGCCGACGCGTGA
- a CDS encoding chorismate-binding protein, with translation MAGGSGPRPVVVAIDGRSGAGKTSLAVELAAALREHRTVALVHLEDLYPGWDGLGEGIRRCAEQVLAALSQGKPARWRAWDWAAGAEGPERVTQPADVVLVEGVGAGAGPLRALSDALVWVEAPAEERKRRALARDGDVYAPHWDRWAAQEEAWLAHDDAASAAAVTVASLAGPDRPDGLTARVLSALAELPQLREFLAPERSGRESAGAVVRRMRGVPDPERLFGELFGGSGHAVWLDSSDAEAGAPDAEVWPPDAEVIRRNRFSIMADDGGELGRRMSHRRGLTEVIEGPATDAPVNVRFDAPFFRWLDSEWGHGQTPAVPGLECGFALGWLGYLGYELKRECGGSDADPGLPDAQLLYAARAVVLDHALGEAWLLALDAPDAGAWLDAASTAVDECTQDQTPASQGPASAPEPAFTARDSAAAYMDKVRAAQAEITEGNTYEVCLTTTLEATVPHPPGQPGVEPLEIYRALRRRSPAPFAAFARFGGLQIASTSPERFLSLTADGALRAEPIKGTRRRSPTASPTHAALADERTRAELAANPKDRAENLMIVDLLRNDLSHHAVPGSVRVSRLFAVETYATVHQLVSTIDARLRPGASRAEAIAAAFPPGSMTGAPKISTMGILDRLEAGPRGVYSGVIGYFSRTGAADLSVVIRTLVVERLGGAHDGATRLTLGVGGAVVADSDPADEYEEIRTKAFAVLSTLGAEFPG, from the coding sequence GTGGCCGGCGGAAGCGGGCCCCGGCCGGTCGTCGTCGCGATCGATGGCCGCTCGGGGGCCGGCAAGACGTCCCTCGCCGTCGAGCTGGCCGCCGCGCTGCGTGAGCACCGCACGGTGGCCCTCGTGCACCTCGAGGACCTCTACCCGGGGTGGGACGGCCTCGGAGAGGGGATCCGCCGCTGCGCCGAGCAGGTCCTTGCGGCGCTGTCCCAGGGCAAGCCGGCCCGGTGGCGCGCGTGGGACTGGGCGGCCGGCGCGGAGGGGCCGGAGCGGGTGACCCAGCCCGCCGACGTCGTGCTCGTCGAGGGCGTCGGCGCGGGCGCGGGCCCCCTGCGCGCACTGTCCGACGCGCTCGTGTGGGTCGAGGCGCCGGCCGAGGAGCGCAAACGCCGCGCCCTCGCCCGCGACGGCGACGTCTACGCGCCGCATTGGGACCGCTGGGCAGCGCAGGAGGAGGCGTGGCTCGCGCACGACGACGCCGCCTCGGCCGCCGCCGTCACCGTCGCCTCCCTCGCGGGCCCGGACAGGCCAGACGGGCTCACGGCCCGGGTGCTCAGCGCGCTCGCCGAGCTGCCGCAGCTTCGCGAGTTCCTCGCGCCCGAGCGGTCCGGGCGGGAGTCCGCGGGCGCCGTCGTGCGCAGGATGCGGGGGGTGCCGGATCCCGAACGGCTCTTCGGCGAGCTGTTCGGCGGCTCCGGGCACGCCGTGTGGCTCGACTCCTCCGACGCCGAGGCCGGGGCCCCTGACGCCGAAGTCTGGCCCCCTGACGCCGAGGTCATCCGGCGGAATCGGTTCAGCATCATGGCCGACGACGGCGGCGAGCTCGGCCGCCGGATGTCCCATCGTCGGGGCCTGACCGAGGTCATCGAGGGCCCCGCGACCGACGCCCCGGTGAACGTGCGCTTCGACGCGCCGTTCTTCCGCTGGCTCGACTCCGAATGGGGGCACGGCCAGACGCCGGCCGTCCCGGGCCTGGAGTGCGGATTCGCGCTCGGCTGGCTCGGCTATCTCGGGTACGAGCTCAAGAGGGAGTGCGGCGGATCGGACGCCGACCCCGGGCTGCCCGACGCCCAGCTCCTCTACGCGGCACGCGCCGTCGTCCTCGACCATGCGCTCGGCGAGGCCTGGCTTCTCGCCCTCGACGCGCCGGATGCCGGGGCGTGGCTCGACGCCGCGTCCACAGCCGTCGATGAGTGCACACAGGACCAGACCCCGGCGTCACAGGGCCCGGCCTCCGCGCCGGAGCCGGCCTTCACGGCCCGGGACTCCGCCGCCGCATACATGGACAAGGTCCGCGCGGCCCAGGCGGAGATCACCGAGGGCAATACGTACGAGGTCTGCCTCACGACCACCCTGGAGGCGACGGTCCCGCATCCGCCCGGCCAGCCCGGCGTCGAGCCCCTTGAGATCTACCGCGCCCTGCGCCGCCGCAGCCCGGCGCCGTTCGCGGCGTTCGCGCGTTTCGGCGGCCTCCAGATCGCGAGCACGTCCCCGGAGCGGTTCCTGTCCCTCACGGCGGACGGCGCCCTCCGCGCCGAGCCCATCAAGGGCACCCGCCGCCGGTCCCCCACCGCGTCCCCCACTCACGCCGCACTCGCCGACGAGCGAACGCGCGCCGAGCTCGCCGCGAACCCCAAGGACCGCGCGGAGAACCTGATGATCGTGGACCTGCTCCGCAACGACCTCAGCCACCACGCAGTCCCGGGGTCGGTGCGCGTCTCGCGCCTCTTCGCGGTCGAGACGTACGCGACCGTCCACCAGCTCGTGAGCACCATCGACGCGCGTCTCCGGCCCGGTGCCTCCCGCGCGGAGGCCATCGCGGCGGCGTTCCCACCGGGTTCCATGACGGGCGCGCCGAAGATCAGCACGATGGGCATCCTCGACCGCCTCGAGGCCGGCCCGCGCGGCGTCTACTCGGGCGTGATCGGCTACTTCTCCCGCACGGGAGCCGCGGACCTCTCCGTGGTGATCCGCACATTGGTCGTCGAGCGGCTCGGCGGCGCGCACGACGGCGCCACCCGCCTCACGCTGGGAGTGGGCGGCGCCGTCGTGGCCGACTCTGACCCGGCCGACGAGTACGAGGAGATCCGCACCAAGGCCTTCGCGGTCCTCAGCACGCTCGGTGCCGAGTTCCCGGGCTGA
- a CDS encoding FAD-dependent monooxygenase, translated as MKAIVVGAGIAGLVTARQLGLAGWEVEVIERSPGPRKDGYMMDFFGPGVEASERIGLYPRLAAASYRVEAAQYVTPEGRVTSSLSYRRFADLAGGKVLSLLRPDMELAALDALRDVPAGRVEVRYGAGVGDAAVRAFAADADVVIGADGIHSEVRAQAFGPEPEFLRPLGMRAAAFIVTEPILNARFHNRFILTDSIDRMAGLYSLRTDEVAAFLVYRDTADGAAHDAAPATLLDARARLRERFAGLGPTVDRLLELCPEHPYDDVVAQIVMPHWQTTHRHTADRRAAPVVLVGDACGAVSLLAGQGGSLAIAGAALLGDLLGPVAGPEGIPAALAAFEDRWRPFVLTAQASGRRAAASFLPSGPLARLLRRWVIRASNLPVIDGIVARSIVGRIAK; from the coding sequence ATGAAGGCCATCGTCGTGGGCGCCGGGATCGCCGGCCTGGTCACCGCCCGGCAGCTGGGCCTGGCCGGCTGGGAGGTCGAGGTCATCGAGCGGTCGCCGGGCCCGCGCAAGGACGGGTACATGATGGACTTCTTCGGCCCGGGCGTGGAGGCCTCGGAGCGGATCGGCCTGTACCCTCGGCTCGCGGCGGCATCGTATCGGGTCGAGGCGGCCCAGTACGTCACGCCCGAGGGCCGCGTCACGTCGAGCCTGAGCTACCGCCGCTTCGCCGACCTCGCGGGGGGAAAGGTCCTGAGCCTCCTCCGCCCCGACATGGAACTCGCGGCCCTCGACGCGCTCCGCGACGTCCCCGCCGGCCGGGTCGAGGTCCGCTACGGCGCGGGCGTCGGGGACGCCGCTGTGCGGGCCTTCGCAGCGGACGCCGACGTAGTGATCGGGGCGGACGGCATCCACTCGGAGGTCCGCGCGCAGGCGTTCGGCCCGGAGCCGGAGTTCCTCCGCCCTCTCGGGATGCGCGCCGCCGCATTCATCGTCACGGAGCCGATCCTCAACGCGCGCTTCCACAACAGGTTCATCCTCACGGACAGCATCGACCGCATGGCCGGGCTATACAGCCTCCGCACCGACGAGGTCGCCGCATTCCTCGTCTACCGTGACACGGCAGACGGCGCCGCACACGACGCTGCCCCGGCCACCCTGCTGGACGCCCGCGCCCGCCTGCGGGAGCGCTTCGCCGGCCTCGGGCCCACCGTGGACCGGCTCCTCGAGCTGTGCCCCGAGCACCCCTACGACGACGTCGTCGCACAGATCGTCATGCCCCACTGGCAGACGACCCACCGGCACACCGCGGACCGCCGCGCTGCCCCCGTGGTCCTCGTCGGCGACGCGTGCGGCGCGGTCTCCCTCCTGGCCGGGCAGGGCGGCTCGCTCGCGATCGCCGGCGCCGCGCTCCTCGGCGACCTGCTCGGACCGGTCGCCGGCCCCGAGGGGATCCCCGCTGCCCTCGCCGCGTTCGAGGACCGCTGGCGCCCCTTCGTGCTCACCGCACAGGCGTCCGGCCGGCGCGCGGCGGCCTCATTCCTCCCATCCGGGCCCCTCGCGCGGCTCCTGCGGCGGTGGGTCATCCGCGCGTCGAACCTGCCGGTGATCGACGGGATCGTCGCCCGCAGCATCGTGGGCAGGATCGCGAAGTAG
- the cls gene encoding cardiolipin synthase, producing MLLQLPLIGLLPNWLTFVLGIVDLVIRVVMLGVIPGNRRPTTAMAWLLAIFFVPTVGLLLFLMFGNFRFSGRRREQQQEVSARVRAALADSHDVDTEFDGPDWLQSAAQLNRGLGSLPMVSGNRVRLIPGYEDAIAEMTEAVRNAKRFVNAEFYIVAWDDVTEGLFTALAEAAERGVEVRFLFDHIGSLRIPGYRTFLKRLDATKMQWRRMLPVMPVHGQWRRMDLRNHRKILVVDGEAAFTGSLNLIERSYHRRGNRKWVELMSRVEGPAVTTLNVVFATDWLSETDEMLEAQLVAPEPAGDEPAQVVPSGPAFANENNLRLFNTLIYSAQQRLSICSPYFVPDDSLLYAVTTAAQRGVDVELFVSEQGDQFLVHHAQQSYYDQLLVAGVKIYRYPKPYVLHAKHFTVDDDVAVLGSSNMDMRSFSLNMEVSLMLPGAEIVDQMRKVEDMYRNVSKRLDLHEWRSRPMLSRYVDNVARLTATLQ from the coding sequence ATGCTCCTGCAGCTGCCGCTCATCGGGCTCCTGCCGAACTGGCTCACGTTCGTCCTCGGGATAGTGGACCTCGTGATCCGGGTGGTCATGCTCGGCGTCATCCCGGGCAACCGTCGGCCCACCACCGCGATGGCCTGGCTCCTCGCGATCTTCTTCGTGCCGACCGTCGGCCTCCTCCTGTTCCTCATGTTCGGCAACTTCCGCTTCTCCGGGAGGCGCCGCGAGCAGCAGCAGGAGGTGAGCGCCCGCGTCCGGGCGGCGCTCGCGGACTCGCACGACGTCGACACCGAGTTCGATGGCCCTGACTGGCTGCAGTCTGCGGCGCAGCTGAACCGGGGCCTCGGGTCGCTTCCGATGGTCAGCGGCAACCGCGTCCGCCTGATCCCCGGCTACGAGGACGCGATCGCCGAGATGACGGAGGCCGTCCGCAACGCCAAGCGGTTCGTCAATGCCGAGTTCTACATCGTCGCGTGGGACGACGTCACCGAAGGGCTGTTCACGGCACTCGCCGAGGCGGCCGAGCGGGGCGTCGAGGTCCGGTTCCTGTTCGACCACATCGGATCCCTCCGGATCCCCGGCTACCGCACGTTCCTCAAGCGGCTCGACGCGACGAAGATGCAGTGGCGGCGGATGCTGCCGGTCATGCCCGTGCACGGACAGTGGCGCCGCATGGACCTCCGCAACCACCGCAAGATCCTCGTGGTGGACGGCGAAGCGGCGTTCACGGGCTCGCTGAACCTCATCGAGCGCTCGTACCACCGCCGCGGCAACCGGAAGTGGGTCGAGCTCATGTCCAGGGTCGAGGGGCCGGCCGTCACGACACTCAATGTCGTCTTCGCCACCGACTGGCTCTCCGAGACGGACGAGATGCTCGAAGCGCAGCTCGTGGCACCCGAACCCGCCGGCGACGAGCCGGCCCAGGTCGTCCCGAGCGGCCCAGCGTTCGCGAACGAGAACAACCTGCGCCTGTTCAACACACTCATCTACTCGGCCCAGCAGCGCCTCTCCATCTGCAGCCCCTACTTCGTCCCCGACGACTCGCTGCTCTACGCGGTCACGACGGCCGCGCAGCGTGGGGTCGACGTCGAGCTGTTCGTCTCCGAGCAGGGGGACCAGTTCCTCGTGCACCACGCCCAGCAGTCCTACTACGACCAGCTCCTCGTCGCCGGGGTCAAGATCTACCGGTATCCCAAGCCGTACGTGCTCCACGCGAAGCACTTCACGGTCGACGACGACGTGGCCGTCCTCGGCTCCTCCAACATGGACATGCGCTCGTTCTCCCTCAACATGGAGGTCTCGCTCATGCTCCCGGGTGCGGAGATCGTCGACCAGATGCGCAAGGTCGAGGACATGTACCGCAACGTGAGCAAGCGCCTCGATCTGCACGAGTGGCGCAGCAGGCCGATGCTCAGCCGGTATGTGGACAACGTCGCGCGGCTCACGGCGACGCTGCAGTAG
- a CDS encoding aminodeoxychorismate lyase: MTQTVLVFLDRALPDGRIEDATKPQLFATDLGATRGDGVFETLLVLDGHVRKLPAHLSRMQHSAAVLELEVPGHEAWERAIVTALDEYQRAVGPLTEVVVKLVATRGVEGAHEATCWVAASAPAPAAKRQREEGIDVLLLDRGYDSDLGERAPWLLLGAKTLSYAVNMAALRYAHSHGADDVIFTSSDGQVLEGPTSTVLLAHAETDDAGRVTARRLVTPRLDSGILPGTSQGALFAAAKEAGWELGYGPLVPDDLFDADAVWLISSVRLLTPVNHLDGKPIGADPVLAKALTDELAALFDKIH, encoded by the coding sequence ATGACTCAGACCGTTCTCGTGTTCCTCGACCGCGCGTTGCCCGACGGACGGATCGAGGACGCCACCAAGCCGCAGCTTTTCGCCACCGATCTCGGGGCCACACGCGGCGACGGGGTGTTCGAGACGCTCCTCGTCCTCGACGGGCACGTCCGCAAGCTGCCCGCGCACCTGTCCCGCATGCAGCACTCCGCCGCGGTGCTCGAGCTCGAGGTGCCCGGGCACGAGGCGTGGGAGCGGGCCATCGTCACGGCCCTGGACGAGTACCAGCGGGCGGTGGGGCCGCTCACCGAAGTGGTCGTGAAGCTCGTGGCGACGCGCGGCGTCGAGGGTGCGCACGAGGCGACGTGCTGGGTCGCCGCCTCCGCCCCCGCTCCGGCGGCGAAGCGCCAGCGCGAGGAGGGCATCGACGTCCTGCTCCTGGACCGCGGCTACGACTCCGACCTCGGCGAACGCGCTCCGTGGCTCCTCCTCGGTGCCAAGACGCTCTCCTACGCGGTGAACATGGCCGCGCTGCGGTACGCGCACTCCCATGGCGCCGACGACGTCATCTTCACCTCCTCGGACGGCCAGGTCCTCGAGGGGCCCACCTCGACCGTGCTGCTCGCCCACGCCGAGACGGACGACGCCGGCCGGGTCACCGCCCGCAGGCTCGTCACCCCGCGCCTGGATTCCGGCATCCTCCCGGGCACGTCCCAGGGGGCCCTATTCGCCGCGGCCAAGGAGGCCGGTTGGGAGCTCGGGTACGGGCCGCTCGTCCCGGACGACCTGTTCGACGCCGACGCCGTGTGGCTCATCTCCTCGGTGCGCCTCCTGACCCCCGTGAACCATCTGGACGGCAAGCCGATCGGGGCCGACCCGGTTCTGGCGAAGGCCCTCACGGACGAGCTCGCGGCCCTGTTCGACAAGATCCACTGA
- a CDS encoding CoA-acylating methylmalonate-semialdehyde dehydrogenase, producing MVRDLTHYIGGTRVDGTSGRFSDVYNPCTGEVQARLPLASKEEVGEAVASAEKGQAEWAAMNPQRRGRILLKFVDLANEHMDELAELLSSEHGKTFADSKGDVQRGLEVVEFSAGAAPHLLKGEFSDSVGTGVDVHSLRKPLGVVAGISPFNFPAMIPLWQAGPALAAGNAFICKPSERDPSVPLRLAELLTEAGLPDGVFNVVNGDKEAVDALIGDPRVKAIGFVGSTPIAQYIYAEAAAHGKRAQCFGGAKNHMVILPDADLDMAADALIGAGYGSAGERCMAISVAVPVGEETANALVGKLQERIKDLRVGASMEPDVDFGPVVAQSAKDRIEGYIAAGVEAGADLVVDGRGHTVEGYEGGFWVGPTLFDRVTEDMSIYREEIFGPVLSVVRAADYDEALRLCSEHEFGNGVAIFTRDGDAARDFASRVEVGMVGVNVPIPVPIAYYTFGGWKASGFGDLNQHGPDAFRFFTKTKTVTSRWPSGVRQGASFVMPAGS from the coding sequence ATGGTCCGCGACCTCACGCACTACATCGGCGGCACGCGCGTCGACGGCACGTCCGGGCGTTTCAGCGACGTCTACAACCCCTGCACGGGCGAGGTCCAGGCCCGCCTGCCTCTGGCCAGCAAGGAAGAGGTCGGTGAGGCGGTCGCCAGCGCCGAGAAGGGCCAGGCCGAGTGGGCAGCCATGAACCCGCAGCGCCGGGGCCGGATCCTGCTGAAGTTCGTGGACCTCGCCAACGAGCACATGGACGAGCTCGCCGAGCTGCTCTCCTCCGAGCACGGCAAGACGTTCGCGGACTCGAAGGGGGACGTGCAGCGCGGCCTCGAGGTCGTCGAATTCTCCGCCGGCGCGGCCCCGCACCTGCTCAAGGGCGAGTTCTCCGACAGTGTCGGGACGGGCGTTGACGTGCACTCGCTGCGCAAGCCCCTCGGCGTCGTCGCGGGCATCAGCCCGTTCAACTTCCCGGCCATGATCCCGCTCTGGCAGGCCGGCCCGGCCCTGGCCGCGGGCAACGCGTTCATCTGCAAGCCGTCCGAGCGGGACCCGTCGGTCCCCCTCCGCCTCGCTGAGCTCCTCACGGAGGCCGGCCTGCCGGACGGCGTATTCAACGTGGTGAACGGTGACAAGGAGGCCGTGGACGCGCTCATCGGGGACCCGCGCGTCAAGGCGATCGGGTTCGTCGGCAGCACCCCGATCGCCCAGTACATCTACGCGGAGGCCGCGGCGCACGGCAAGCGCGCCCAGTGCTTCGGCGGAGCGAAGAACCACATGGTCATCCTCCCCGATGCAGACCTGGACATGGCTGCGGACGCCCTCATCGGCGCGGGCTATGGCTCGGCCGGCGAGCGCTGCATGGCGATCTCGGTCGCCGTCCCGGTGGGCGAGGAGACCGCCAACGCGCTCGTCGGCAAGCTCCAGGAGCGCATCAAGGACCTGCGCGTGGGCGCGAGCATGGAGCCGGACGTGGACTTCGGGCCGGTGGTCGCCCAATCGGCCAAGGACCGGATCGAGGGCTACATCGCCGCAGGCGTCGAGGCGGGCGCAGACTTGGTCGTGGACGGCCGCGGCCACACCGTCGAGGGCTACGAGGGCGGCTTCTGGGTCGGCCCCACGCTGTTCGACCGCGTCACGGAGGACATGTCGATCTACCGCGAAGAGATCTTCGGCCCGGTCCTGTCCGTGGTCCGCGCCGCGGACTACGACGAGGCCCTCCGCCTGTGCTCCGAGCACGAGTTCGGCAACGGCGTGGCGATCTTCACCCGCGACGGCGACGCCGCCCGCGACTTCGCGAGCCGCGTCGAGGTCGGCATGGTCGGAGTCAACGTGCCGATCCCCGTCCCGATCGCGTACTACACGTTCGGCGGCTGGAAGGCTTCCGGCTTCGGCGACCTCAACCAGCACGGCCCGGACGCCTTCCGCTTCTTCACGAAGACCAAGACCGTCACGTCCCGCTGGCCGTCCGGCGTCCGCCAGGGCGCGAGCTTCGTGATGCCGGCGGGCAGCTGA
- a CDS encoding enoyl-CoA hydratase/isomerase family protein has translation MGAGETATAAEPEVLFERKGRLGVVVLNRPRAVNALTEGMAAAMLARLTEWAEDDAVQTVLVRGAGERGLCAGGDIVAIYRDLLNGGDATARFWATEYRLNSLISRYPKPYVAFMDGLVLGGGVGVSAHGSHRVVTERTRTGMPETTIGFVPDVGGTLLLACAPGESGTHAALTGAHLDGADALHLGLADFFVPSDRLDELAASLETERADAAVARLASEPPLSALAEQRGWIDAAYSADEAEEIVARLRASDNATAREAADTIASKSPTSVKVTLEALRRARARGPVPAALEEALEEEYRIGLRLLAGHDFREGIRAQVIDKDRSPRWEPATLEGVRRADVEAFFAALGGRELGLVASVAAAP, from the coding sequence ATGGGGGCGGGGGAAACAGCTACGGCAGCTGAGCCGGAGGTCCTGTTCGAGCGGAAGGGGAGGCTCGGCGTCGTCGTGCTCAACCGGCCGCGCGCGGTGAACGCGCTCACCGAGGGGATGGCCGCGGCGATGCTCGCGCGGCTGACGGAGTGGGCGGAGGACGACGCCGTGCAGACGGTGCTCGTGCGCGGGGCCGGCGAGCGCGGGCTGTGCGCGGGCGGCGACATCGTGGCGATCTACCGCGACCTGCTCAACGGCGGCGACGCGACCGCGCGCTTCTGGGCGACCGAGTACCGGCTCAACTCGCTCATCAGCCGGTACCCGAAGCCATACGTGGCGTTCATGGACGGGCTCGTGCTCGGTGGCGGCGTGGGCGTCTCGGCCCACGGCTCGCACCGGGTCGTCACGGAGCGGACTCGCACCGGCATGCCGGAGACCACGATCGGGTTCGTGCCCGACGTCGGCGGAACCCTCCTGCTCGCCTGCGCGCCCGGCGAGTCGGGCACGCACGCGGCGCTCACGGGAGCGCACCTCGACGGCGCGGACGCGCTGCACCTGGGCCTCGCGGACTTCTTCGTGCCGAGCGATCGGCTCGACGAGCTCGCCGCGTCGCTGGAGACGGAGCGGGCGGACGCCGCCGTGGCGCGCCTCGCGTCCGAGCCTCCCCTCTCGGCGCTGGCCGAGCAGCGCGGCTGGATCGACGCCGCGTACTCCGCGGACGAGGCCGAGGAGATCGTGGCCCGGCTGCGAGCCTCGGACAACGCGACGGCCCGCGAGGCAGCCGACACGATCGCGTCGAAGTCCCCCACCTCGGTCAAGGTCACGCTCGAGGCGCTTCGCCGCGCCCGGGCGCGGGGACCCGTGCCGGCGGCGCTCGAGGAGGCCCTCGAGGAGGAGTACCGGATCGGGCTGCGGCTCCTGGCCGGGCATGACTTCCGCGAGGGCATCCGCGCCCAGGTCATCGACAAGGACCGCAGCCCCCGGTGGGAGCCCGCGACGCTCGAGGGAGTGCGCCGCGCCGACGTGGAGGCGTTCTTCGCGGCCTTGGGCGGGCGCGAGCTCGGCCTCGTCGCGTCGGTGGCAGCCGCGCCATGA
- the mmsB gene encoding 3-hydroxyisobutyrate dehydrogenase, whose product MTDQSTAPQPGAIAFLGLGHMGGPMAANLIKAGYSVVGYDPMPAAVEAAKAHGVPMAGSAAEAVAGASVVLTMLQKGQQVLDVYRGTDGQPGLLAVAAPGTMFLDCSTINVTEAQEAAQAAIDAGHRAVDAPVSGGVVGAEAGTLTFMVGGADEDFETVRPLLEAMGKRVVHCGAHGLGQAAKVCNNMILGVSMIAVSEAFVLGEKLGLTHEALFDVAAHASGQCWALTTNCPVPGPVPTSPANRDYQPGFAGALMAKDLRLAVNALEHAGVSAEMGQLASRIYDAFAAGDGAGKDFSGIINTIRDQSEPAAPPSV is encoded by the coding sequence ATGACCGACCAGTCGACGGCCCCCCAGCCGGGCGCCATCGCATTCCTCGGCCTCGGCCACATGGGCGGCCCGATGGCGGCCAACCTGATCAAGGCCGGGTACTCCGTCGTGGGGTACGACCCGATGCCCGCCGCCGTCGAGGCCGCGAAGGCCCACGGGGTCCCGATGGCCGGGTCCGCCGCGGAGGCCGTTGCCGGTGCCTCCGTGGTGCTGACCATGCTCCAGAAGGGCCAGCAGGTCCTCGACGTGTACCGCGGAACCGACGGGCAGCCCGGGCTCCTCGCGGTGGCGGCTCCCGGCACGATGTTCCTGGACTGCTCCACCATCAACGTCACGGAGGCGCAGGAGGCCGCCCAGGCCGCGATCGACGCCGGCCACCGCGCGGTGGACGCGCCGGTCTCCGGCGGTGTCGTCGGCGCGGAGGCCGGCACGCTCACGTTCATGGTGGGCGGGGCCGACGAGGACTTCGAGACCGTGCGCCCCCTCCTCGAGGCCATGGGCAAGCGTGTGGTGCACTGCGGCGCGCACGGGCTCGGGCAGGCGGCGAAGGTCTGCAACAACATGATCCTGGGTGTGTCCATGATTGCCGTGAGCGAGGCTTTCGTGCTTGGCGAGAAGCTGGGCCTCACGCACGAGGCGCTGTTCGACGTCGCCGCGCACGCCTCCGGCCAGTGCTGGGCGCTCACCACCAACTGCCCCGTCCCCGGCCCGGTGCCCACGAGCCCCGCCAACCGCGACTACCAGCCCGGGTTCGCCGGCGCACTCATGGCCAAGGACCTGCGCCTGGCCGTGAACGCGCTCGAGCACGCCGGGGTCTCGGCCGAGATGGGCCAGCTGGCGTCCAGGATCTACGACGCGTTCGCCGCCGGCGACGGCGCGGGCAAGGACTTCTCGGGCATCATCAACACGATCCGCGACCAGTCCGAACCAGCCGCCCCGCCCTCCGTCTAG
- a CDS encoding MarR family winged helix-turn-helix transcriptional regulator — protein sequence MGAPLPRDPIADAQRNWERHGWGDVAAPMAAITAIMRTQQILIARIEDVLKPLGLTFARYEMLALLSFARTGALPMSKASALLQVHPTSVTNAVDRLEGAGFVTRTRHPTDGRTTLIELTAEGRALAEKATAALNTEVFGRSGFTGSDVEDLIRILGEFRRDAGDFA from the coding sequence ATGGGCGCCCCGCTTCCCCGTGACCCGATCGCCGACGCCCAGCGCAACTGGGAGCGGCACGGGTGGGGCGACGTCGCGGCGCCCATGGCCGCCATCACCGCGATCATGCGGACCCAGCAGATCCTGATCGCCCGCATCGAGGACGTGCTCAAGCCGCTCGGGCTCACGTTCGCCCGGTACGAGATGCTCGCGCTCCTGAGCTTCGCGCGGACCGGGGCGCTGCCCATGAGCAAGGCAAGCGCCCTGCTCCAGGTGCACCCCACGTCCGTGACCAACGCCGTGGACCGCCTCGAGGGCGCTGGCTTCGTGACCAGGACGCGCCACCCCACGGACGGACGGACCACGCTCATCGAGCTCACGGCCGAGGGGCGCGCGCTGGCCGAGAAGGCGACGGCAGCCCTCAACACCGAGGTTTTCGGGCGGTCCGGCTTCACGGGCAGCGACGTCGAGGACCTGATCCGCATCCTCGGCGAATTCCGCCGCGACGCGGGCGATTTCGCGTAG